The genomic segment ttttttgttgtgtccgtgaaggatgactgagtgttggctatgatctgttcttaggatgtatttggatggtcaaccgattcgtttttttttgtgttaggtagccaatacgaagtcgtagggttgcggtagccttaatttcttttgatttatggaattgaatgtcacttaggtttggtcagaaatatgttgtcttcgatgatatggcgttgggatttgttttgatgttagtaagccattctatttaattgggattttttcgaagccacataattatgttttggtgaatcttgttggataatagcttagttttggatgattcactaaatttcgttgtatacggatttaaattctgaaagacctatctcatttttattttaatgaacaattggaattacactactgtttcggtagatgttcctcgcagtatcagtaagagtggaatggtggagagtttcttatggactcatgttatgcgaggtatagtgaagtactagcgatgccccagagctgggaggtcgcgaataagggcaacatccagtaaccgacctaatcagtgttgtcagattgacgttggaatttgaaactattctacttgatctcatacgatgagagatgactgttgtgtggaagtggagtaagtgttgtaagtaagttgttgctttgtgcgtgtggtttgagattggtatgtctttcgttgtccaagtacttgcgcacggtgaagacggtgtggatgatgattgtgttgtggacttcgctcggagtttaggtagtgcgtcgctagcgcgagggaaaattttcttcgtctagtttttcctcgtaaattttcctctgggaaagggaggtgttgttacgttccaaatttaaagtagaaagtcccacctctattttatcaaaatttaaataattcaggacgtgtaagagcggttgcctataatatattataagcaaggtggcgaaaataaaattagtaattttcaaataggggtaatgtctggcaaattgtgctgaagttaagggaacacgtcctcttttttgtgaagaaactaatttagatcgttctttctagagttatcttggaagaattgggatcataaaattgaaatttttgaatctcggtactattcggtgacctccgtgtgtcaagttgtcaagtgttcggaaagacgacggaaagaaagtgattccaggtttgagagtgttactgaaaggttgggctagattaaaaacggcatttttgtttttttgcttttgctgctgttccatgtgggatctggactagtccgaaccgtgtggatattcaaggggatttgctgccttcgtggaagggttttttttggaatatccacaatttcgctaaaaaaagcggatctacagtacacgtgaataccgggagtcgtatttagatcaagaaattagccttaatcacgagtccaaatagccggctacgcttcggtccaatttgggatatttcaaacccctaatctggctaagaagggtgagtgttagaacatttcgtttttaattaattaaaaagttgtagttatttttttatcccatctctaaaaagctattcacatttttatcagttttcatacattcaagttcggagacaagtttttttttgtattgctccattatcgccaaaaggcagataaacaaagtgttaaaatcaatatatttatttccaaataattattttagacacagatggtaattaatgttttcttgcttcagggttggttggttggtttgtttgtttttttctgcttcttcttcttcgtatttttccatctggctgtaattttcaacttttcaacattgtcacacaagtctatgtacatcggcaatcgtatgggattttggattgaagacacgctgaactataactggaattccacgcggtgaagtatatgaaaattcgaggtatggatcgataattaattttcaacggaagatttaagcgccgtctaatttggtttgcggaatacaatagtttttttttaaagattatttgctgttagtttttattttcatatttacaaatactttacagattttttttaaagataatttgcggtttattttattaattaaatatttacacatacctattttaattttgtaaactgtgtctaagggggggttatatatttgagatttatttttttatattattttctgcgcacgcacttgagctcacgtggtgtcctatttgcgattaattattttttttttggttggtattgaaccgcacaccccttagcgtccggtacttttgatacgtcttacctttcattttgttctgttaaatagaaataacttatgaatttttgttaggcaagtagaagccgcatttttatattatttttttattaagcctatggtaaagttaaataatattgtaatatgtagtatgtatgtatttattttcaactattttgggaatctatttattaaaattgactaaattctaatctgacaatttcatttattttttttttatttattcaggttgtatactgttacttagtattttagtagtaaacctattggtaagttggtggtttattgaatagtaacgtagggaaggctgtgggccaatttacctggcgcccctgatataacttcggattttttttgttttgtggaccgcacgaccatctccactgttttgtctagccgcgagccattcccagactgtcaccgtatagtacttttctttccgggtgtacgtctgatttatatttggtacaatttgtaatttttttatatagattcggttttgtacgccacactacttccacatcttcttcattctttttgcttcttgtacctttctttccttgagacattttgagactttacttgttcaaatataattaaaaataaattctataatttttcctttctactgataattaatttaattatatgagagcacttatcttcccaaactaattcttttaaatagagagccaccgcgttgggtgccaaaatgttatgatgtgttttttgtttgaatgatgagcaatgagtatttttaataatataatatatagggtttttatcgcggttctcaaagaattagcttgtaagtacttttttaaattatctttattataactattatgaaacacacatatatatctaacctagtcaatgtaaatttaaaataaactatctttaaactgatattcttataaaactaattaaattctatagacaatctaaaatttaaacaaactatcttcaaaattgaaattgttatgacactaactaaattatattaacaaaattttgtacctttctttcactgaatgcctaaatgaactattttccactaagtatatagattctaatcaccactgaatgtcttcgtacttcagttatccttgttttttgtgaaattacttttttcaattatcagcttctaccaatttaagatatatttttcttcaccagcatctatacaccaccaaccaaaccagcaaacagcatttatatttattcttcttttcaatataccaatatccaattattataagttgatttatactaatctccaaccataatataatttaatttcttccaatatacctttttttatcttcaataattatttgtgtataattataaatgtgcattaaattatatgcataatttttaatcttcatttaactcactatattaaacaattggactatctccaactaactttcatatttcttataaaactgcttgactgatttactaaaactgtgaacaattgacttcactaattaattgtgtctatcttctactaactttcataataaactgcttgacttctaactaaaaacttaaaaactctctgacttctaactaaaaacttaaaaactgcttgacttcagactaaaaactgctaaaaactgccatcttgaatccaaatcacgggtatttatatgtttttggatttctagaaccatctcgtaagatatcatgttctattttgttctattaactacttgtctgaattttctggaacaaaccatctcgcaaacatggccatctccggagatccagagaattccattcttttctattaataattttgtttacatttaggcttttcagatcagaatatataattaaattagtaacttaacattctaatttaataaaatacacatttcaaacaatatattattataacccactttatattcgtaaatattcttaaacgtcacttcagagtataaatatctgtcaatctccgagagtatttttggttgcctaagcacatggctcacttatatatatttacaatattaaaatacaactttttacaattattatatgctaatttattaaaaatgccctcacataaataatttttataaaattctctagtatataacttatttaaaacaaccaaatatctaatattatgtagtatataacttataaattattttctataaaccctaatcgtatcaatatatatatatatatatatatatatatatatatatatatatatatatatatgtaacgttgttgtTGTTACCTCATGTGCGTCAACTATTCTTCGCATTTTATGATCTTTAGAATagataattttcattttatcGTCGTAATACCCATCGTCTCCAGTTTCAAAAGTATCTGGTGGTATTTTGGTAACGATTTTCTTATTTGATACTAATTCAGTACCTGGTGGTCGAAAACCGCAGTTGATTTCTTCCATATAAGCTCTATCTGGCATTCTTAGGTAATTCCAGTCTTTCTGATATTGCAATCCATCATGGTATATGTAGGTACTGTCCTTTAACCTGCAATGAAATCCTCAAAAGTTATTTACTTTCAAGTTTACAAGTCATTGTCAAATTAACACTATAATTTCCATTACAAAAAATGTTCATAGTATACAACAAGATTTCTTAAAATGAGTGTCTACTGGAATTAAGCTGCTAATGGGTAAATAGCTATGATTTAGGATGTAAGATTTTTAAgacaaaattgtttatttttaaaatttaatcgaACTATGCATTATTGTGCAGTTTGCATTAATACACTTCAAATACAGTCAAATCAAAAATAGctaagaaaaaattaattttatagcgGTTCAATAACTTCGTGAAAATACTAATCAAACAGAGTTTGAAATTCTTGTAGAAATAGTATTATCCAGAAATTTACGTCGCAAAAAAGACAGCAGATCTTAAAAATACATGATAAACAGATATTGCTAACACAAAAATTCGAAtatggactcttccaactgtttacCCTGAATGCGAACCATGAACCGCTATTTCGTGGCGCTACTGGTGGTTCTTCTGTTTGGTGGTCTCCAATTGGAATATTCTTATAGGCATATTCGTCAGgcattattaataaatttactaaCCAGTTCAAGGACCGTTTTTCTATTTGGTTCACCACTGTTTCTTCTGTTTTCATTGAAATTCTTActtcttcatattttttattactttcatttgagatagttttatttttgagatatttttattttagatatcAAAATATGCTGCGAGGTATATAAATGTCttcattaatttatatttacttcTTCGGTTTTATATTCATCATATAGATTTTTGATTAGAATTCTAAATCATATAAATCATGGGCTAACACAAATTGATCGTCTTCACATCTGAATGAAAAAATCATATTGTTATTTTTAGGTATTCTCATTCTACCATATAGCGTTTTGCATCTTTTAATAGCAGTTACTTCAGACTGATAGGAGAGAAGACATGGTGTAATTCTGTATTAATCCTTTTATGACATTAATATACTTTGAGAGTGTCAATCCTTTTTTACTTGTACTGTGTCTCTATATATTTCTATAACAATCTGCGATATGTCTTCATCAATTTTTACAGGCTGTTTTTTGCTTCGATTTGATGCCTCAATGCCTTTTCTATCAGCATCATGCAGTATTATTTTTCCACCACTTTTGCAGCTTAGACCTCTGAAATTTACTTTAAGAATATTGTATAAAtctaaatacaaaacaatcaGTAAAACAATTACACATACTTTCCATTTCTCCAAACACCTTCTACACGTTGACCATTAGGGTATATAAGAGTGCCATTCCCATGAAATTGCCCATCCTTAAAAGTTCCTTTGTATATGACCCCATGAGGGTAGTAATAGGTTCCTATTCCGGAAAAATTTATTTGGTTATGAGTACCTATGTAGGAGCTGCCAGTTATGTATTCTTCCAACGGTTTCTCTACTAGATGatctaagaaaaaaatatatagatttctttattgtATACAGAAAGGTATACGCGAAAAGAGTGATAAAAGTATAAATGCCATAAAACTGTTTAATTTCATCTATAAAATGTTACCTATCatgaatttatatatatatatatatatatatatatatgtataattcagaataatgataataaataataataagaagagAACAACGCAACTATATAAGAACTTAATGtacagtagatgatacaacgccgcttaaactaaggaaacaagaaatgcgcataaatacctgactaagcaagaaaatcagatcagccaagaatatgtcgacaatacagcctcgaactattggttgacatcaggaagaTGTTTCTCGAGACTGAGGGTTTTCTctttgccattcaggatcaggttattccaactaaacaTTACcggaaatatattgttaaagactTAAgttcaaaatgacaaatgccgatatggatacCAAGCCGAAGAAACTGGGATCGCAATATATCCATAGTGCGATCCATATCCATAGGGCCATACCTAagaccaataatttgcgtgttaaatacaacgaaaatatCGCCAGGTACAGAGATCTATAAATACAAATCATGAGACAATGAAGAatgaaaagtacccagacagttCCTATTATTCTATATATTACTGGTGggattcccaaaaacctcctacagaacataaaacagctgggctaaatgaacatctctataaggccatgcagaaagctgtattCCTCGCGgtgtccagatgtgtacgaaaatttttgagagatactccagcataccaagtcacctagagcTCGATACCACGGAAAGAATCCCACCAGAACTCAATCTTTTTGATACCGTAGATACCTGGAatagtgaattttccccttagagccatatggctaaatctggataatccTTTCGTGGTGTTCGTAGCACCGACACCCAGAGTAAAGCAGGGATACTTGCCGTAGAACAAAAACTGACAcgtggcagtaggtataaaatgcaaacccataaaaatggtaaataatgatttatgtttagggtcgctacCTGGGGATAGCCAGGGCACGCCTGGAGTCAGccctggacgtgacagcatgagGGACGTCAATGGCAGGGtattgaggaggcgggcccctgtcatacaatcagctacagcccaacaacaggAAGAACCACAAGTGAGCCAAACAACAGCAGGAGCTCCACTcgctgaaatggactgtgtctataaGCAAAAACATTTTGCGcttctattacaaggtgacgaacctcggtcgagaaacgatcggATATGGACAATATCtatatgccgaattttgcagggagtacccagagattcaagtatctgaatAGAGAAAAGCAGATCAATACTGggtaattaaaagaaataatcttatcccagagactagtcgcgataccatcagaagcgaagtcgaccGGAAGGTTCATAAACCATAGTTGGTTAGTtgagttgcacgatagcctggtaagtGAAATagcacgtgccgtacaagagtttaatgggacAAAACCACTTAGccgaccaccgctaccaaaaataaactcttgtaagaaactaggtgagctgttacaaattgtgaatactgaagtccTGCCCAATTATATTgtggaagcccatacattagaatgtttgcatatgctgatttactgtgcagcaacagcaattgctaatgtcatggacattaagatcagaacacgacggggtactaatataGGAAGGGTTGAAAACAGAATTGCATCCTGAAAAAAACGACTGCTgaggaaaattgaattattgcgtagGGATATTGGACAGATTACGAAATACATCCGAGAagtaagaagtcgaaaagtaattaaaagagctaaagaaataattctgaacactctAAGACACTTataacatgatccagaaaacaacacagctcaaATCTGCCTGGACACATGaaaacaaaaactctccattTACTCAGGTCGCcaaaggagatacaaagttagtaacaaccgtaaatgcgacaatatactttttgagcatgCAGAGAAAGCATAGGAAAGTGAATTTCagtgtaaaaaacaaaaataactcctacccaagctaagaagaaattcatgagttttgtgGAAACCAACTTTAGACGCCAGCTCCTCATAGCAACAATTCTGGATGGATTGAAGATACGAAAAACAACTGTCAatactacagtaatattccttatgaatctttcaccactgaagaagtctcgaacattatcaagttcgagacggagttcaaaacttctggctaaagaagttttgtaGTGTCCATGAACTTTTAACAGTATTAAATAATCATGTTATTtttaatccgcaggaaataccaccATTTCCTACTCAGGGagccacttatctaataccgaagcatcaaaataacacccaagatccagccaagtaccgcctaattacttgtcttccaactttgcacaaattggtcacatcctgtgtagctaGCCaccgtatctaccaacactgttctCTAAATAATATCATAGTATCCTAACAGagaggatgcgctaagggttatatgggctgcaaagaacaacttataatcGACTTAGTCATTTCTActaacaaactgggacttctctaAAACGAGCATCtcccttattatcaatatgtccctgatagaatgcttgaaaacgacaactataaactttactgggaccgcactgtgctcacagaccaaccagtggtaTACAATATACCGGATcccatactagttaataaactttctaggcaaacaacactaattgatgtggcaaTACCTAACAACAACAacttacgtgttaaatacaacgaaaaaatcACAAAGTACGGAGATCTGGAAAGTactcagacgatacctattaCTCTCTCTACTACTAAACTTATTCCGAAGAGAAtcttagagaacataaaacagctgggtcttaaTGAACATCtgtataagaccatgcagaaagcagTACTGCTCTTAACATCTAGATGCgtaagaaaatttttgggagatactccaacgtACCAAGTCATCTagagctcgataacacggaaagggTACCACCAGAATTGAATCCTTTTGATACTGTAGGAATCTGGAATGAGTGTATTTGTCCCTTAGaaggagtgtgagccgtatggttAAATCTGGGTGATTAacataaaatttgttattttaaatagaacaccctgtattttgtgtatatatatatatatatatatatatatatatatatatatatatatgtatatatatatatatatatatatatatatataatatatatatatatatatatatatatatatatatatatatatatatatatatatatatattatatatattatgtgAAATCCACACTATAAAAATGTCACACAGAGGGTTACAATGGCACTTGGCAGATGAAGATGACCGTCTGGGAAGAAATGGAAAGAAAAAGTCCAAAAATGAACCTTTGGTCATATACAAGGGTTATGATGCCCATGATGACTTACGGTTCAGTGGCACACAAGTGGCTTGCTTGCTTGAGTGTCACGGGAGCCATGAGAACCGCCCTTTCAGATGCTTATATACAGAGGTGTTGGTGATGTATACAGAGGTGTTGTTAAACTTAGGTACCACCGTTGCATATATTTATATAAGGAGAGGCCAGGTGAACAATATACAGGCTAATACAAAGTGAAGCTCTTGTAAACATAACGCAAGGAGCGGATCAAACAAAGCTATATCAGAAGATAAAGACGGACTCCGTTCTGGACATGCCTGTAGACCGAAGGTATAGCtttgataaacattttaatattatGGTACCAAAGAGGAAATACTGGGAAATAACGAGTGCACCAGTAATGGTAAACTCAAGTTGGTGTACGGATGAAGATACAGGAACTGGTATATACAGCACAAGACTAAGGACAGAAATCCGGTTAAGCTTGGGAACATATGTGTGCTATAAAACTAATATGCCAAGTGGAGAATAACTCAATAGTAACCTACTTCGATAGTCAAGCAGGTCTAAAAGCTGTCAGTTCTATGCAGGTTGATTGAAAACTTGTGTGGAACTGTTTTAGTACCCTCTCCAAGATCGGAATAGACTGATACTATTCTGAGTCCAAGGGCAGAAAGGCTACGTAGACAATGAGAAGGCTGATAAACTGTCCTGAGAAGGCGCTTGCGTGCCATTAATTGGCCCATAGCTTTATTTTGGAGTTACGCACACAAAATAGCAGCCATGGATAAATGGGCGCAAGAAATGTTTTTGTATTGATGGAGAAATGCACCATAGCAAAGACAGGCTAAAGAGTTCATTTAGGGATATTCAGTCAAACTCACAGCTGACTTACTGAGCCATAATCGAAAGACATGAGGGTGATAGTGGGGCTGCTAAGTACACTCTAGGATATATGGATAGGCTCAATAAGCATTTGAGTTGTATGGCCTTGACGGAAGAGGATACTTGTCGGTTCTGTCTAAAAGAACAGGAAATAGCAATGCACATCTTGTGACAGTGTGAAGGTCTCACAAGGCTGCGGTATCTTGAACCCGGAGAGGAAAAACCGAAAGCATCAGTCCATATGATAGGATACCTCTCAAGGCTATgggaatttaaatttattaagagaATCGAGCTGGATGAAGAGCTTTAAGTGAAAAAGAGAAGCACAATAGATATGTAAAGGTCGCAGTGTGTCAAGTCGAGAGCCGCCGTAAGTTGTAATAGTTAATTAACTGAGGAAGTACATTTGACTATACATTAAAATGTTCCCTTGCATCCCATTGACTAGTTCTAGCCTAAATCAATGACCACATTGGTCTCTATAGCAGTTAACTTCCTTATACAATTCCTACTATACGATTCAGGAACAAACTAAACATTCGAGAATGCATACCTTTGAAATTAtcataaaaatacacaaaatttttatgaaaaatattttttcatatttattataatttttatttgaatggTAGCTATATCCTTAACTTTTAACGAGCAGTTAATTGATGAACTCACCTGTACCGGATACGTCAAATGTAACGAGATACTTGGGAGCTTTACTCGTATCCTGTGGAAGTTCTTTCTCCCAGTCTATAGTCAATTTATGGTGAATTGGTCCAGAAGAAATATAACTCACTTCTCTCCAATCATATCTTGTATAACGTGGCGTGCTGGTTTTGTAACTTCTTCTACTGTGGCACTGAGACATTTCATTGAAATAAATACACTTCCACACTATTTCTTGGTTAtcgataaagaaaaaaattaaatatccgTTTACTATTTTGCAATGTGACACATAAATTAATGCATATGATTGTTATCAATGTCACCATGGGTTACAGACCATTCAAAACTCTCTTTTGGTTCTCTACATAAAAGAGACaactttaaaaattaaacaagtgtattttaaaaattgatagATCATCTCTTTAACGATGGATTCAGCGTCGTTTGATAACATTAATTTGAGGATGCGAAACTGGATAATACTAGAAAAATATAACCATTGGATACGAGACTGGAAAATATGAGAAAACTGTATACGAAAAGTAATATGTGAGTTGTAAGTTTACCAATTTGTATAATGTAGAATTTTTCAccgtatttattttgtttttaacataatattgtgaatttaaaattaatcaattttattacttttttttattatcagatataagaataataacaaTCAAAGTCAAATATGATAAGGCAAATGAAACCA from the Diabrotica undecimpunctata isolate CICGRU chromosome 1, icDiaUnde3, whole genome shotgun sequence genome contains:
- the LOC140439084 gene encoding uncharacterized protein, with amino-acid sequence MSQCHSRRSYKTSTPRYTRYDWREVSYISSGPIHHKLTIDWEKELPQDTSKAPKYLVTFDVSGTDHLVEKPLEEYITGSSYIGTHNQINFSGIGTYYYPHGVIYKGTFKDGQFHGNGTLIYPNGQRVEGVWRNGKLKDSTYIYHDGLQYQKDWNYLRMPDRAYMEEINCGFRPPGTELVSNKKIVTKIPPDTFETGDDGYYDDKMKIIYSKDHKMRRIVDAHEMELIRNNYRQEADKPVKYYPQVYEYWSTGRQRDVKKIQKRYSVRKQSKTSSTGSEATTTDYSVEF